The Anas platyrhynchos isolate ZD024472 breed Pekin duck chromosome 1, IASCAAS_PekinDuck_T2T, whole genome shotgun sequence genomic sequence CAATCTTGGCTTtagctgaagaaataaaaataataataattttcatatAATATTTCAAAGTAAAGGGTTAATGATAAAGTTGTCTGGAATGATTCTAAGTGGAAGAAAGGGGATAAAACAGCACtcctaacagaaatatgaattAAGTCTGGACCACACTATGGGAGCACCAAATGCCAGAGCCAAAGGATAGCTGGAAAGATACATGTAAGATGTCATTTACAGGCTTTTTCTGTCACTAACTCTCAACTGAATTTTGCCTTTAAGATTAAACAGACAccttctgaattttatttaccCAACTGAGAAAAGATGGTGTAAATTTCGTTTTCAAAAAGTGCATCTCGATTTTAGACCCTGGAGCAAAACCACAGTAGATCATTACAAACCTCATGTGATCATGTGGTGGTGACTTGTTTCCATAATCGGCACCAGATTCTGTGATAAGGAAACTTAGCTTCTTCGTGAAAAATTATGCACCAAAATACTGTGACTCATGAGAAGATAGTATCAAAGGAGCAATTTATTGTGCAGTAACCACCCACATCCTGAACTCTCTCTGATCTCTGCTATGTCAGCTCAGCGCTAATCGACACTGTGCAGGAATCCATGGCTATACgggagagaagcagcaggcaggatAACATACAGGGACACAAGCAACTGAATATGTTTCAGAGCTATATCTTTTTTCTGGGAGGATACCCTGGGCTCCAGGCCCCAGGGTGGGGACACATCATCCTTTACTTAGTCCTCCTCCTCCCATAATAATGCCTGTAAGCAGCAGCATAGCCATGGCGAGAAGCGTACAGTTCGCAGGGGTAGTAGTCTTCGCAGATCTCCCTCTGACGCTCCTGGGGTGCCTTATTACGTTCCCTGATCCTGCAGAAGTAGGATAGATGAGGGGTAAGTGTTGTTATCTTAAATACCTGTCTACagccctttttcccccccacaaCACCCCACCAGGATTAAGagcccatccccagcccccaTCACCAAGCTACCAAGACCATGGCATACCAGCATCTGTATTCACCACACCCAAGGGACTGATGTGAGCACAGCAGGAGTGTTTTGCCTCCCCAGGTAACATTTTACTTCAGGGCTAAGTAGGGTGGTTCAGCTCCTGCCTCAGCCTAGTGCAGACGGAGGAGGCTTCCAGCCTTCTCCCTTCAGCTATTTCACTATTCCCTAAACCCACGCATGAAGCAGAGAGCCGAAACATCCTGCAAAGGGGACAACATGGTGCTGCTGAGAGGGTTTGCCTCAGTTCCTCTTTAGGAGAGGATTTCTGTGCCTCAGCTTTTATTGTCACAAGCCCCACATGAGACATAAAACTGCCTGTATCTGCCTTTTATAGATGAGGAAAGGAGGCCCACAGAAGGCCTTGTGATTTAGAAAAGGTCATGCAAATCCTGCATGAGACCTGAAGACTGGAACAAGATCTCACATTGAACTTTCTGGGTATCCCACACTGACTCTCTCTCCTTTTGTTGCTGCTTCCTTCAGACAAATTAAACAGAGCCCTCCCAGTACAGGACATGTCCTCAAACACAAGGACCCACTCTGCTGCCTGAGCTTTGGCTTCTCCCAGGGCTGGGGACTTGACAGGCACCTCAAGCTGAGGGAGGGGCTGAGGCTTCTCAGAAGTCACCATGGCTTCTTCCCCTGCTACCAGCCTGTGCTTGACAAGGAGAAACCTCTCCCCACTCCCACCCTCAGTACCCCGAGGTCACAACATACCTCTCCTGAGCAATAGCTTCTAGTCTCATGTCAGTTTGCATGAAGCCGTTGGCCCTTCGCCTGTTGATGAAGGGATCTGAGAAGACAaggttctgttttgttttgtttgcagagTATATAAACACTTTTCACGAGACCTGATTTCCAGAAAGCCCATCTCCCACACTGGTGACAGCTTCTCTCTCTGCCCTCCCCTCACAGTGAAACCCAGGACTCCTTAATACTCCCCACCATGCACCCTGCTGGCTCTCCCTATGGCTTGTGCAGCCTGTATGGAAGCTCAGGGTGCCCAAGGGAAAGCTACTGTGAgcctggtgctgcagcccccctgacTGGAGCTTGGCCAAGGGTTGGGTGCCAAGCTGTGCAGACCACAGGAGGGCTGGGTGTACTCAGTAAAATCAGCAGGACTGTGTAGCTACAAGTGGGAACAGGAAGGGCCTGAACAGGTTTATCTGCCTCCATGGTTAGGCAGTAGAAAAGGTCTGTGTGGAAACTTTGAACTGAAGCGTCTGAAGGTCCCTTCTGTCCTTTTTGAGAAGCAGCACAGTCCGACTGCAGAACTGAGGAGTCTGGGGATGTCTTTGTCACTGGCTCCCACTTGTGCCTTTGTGCTTCTGACTCACTGCTCTGTGAAGTCCTTCTCCCAGATGGTCTCATTTCTTTTTAGCTTTGATCCATCTGTTCTCTAACCTCTCCAGGCTATTGCTCGTTCCTAAATGATGCTCTCCACCTTCTCCCACTGCTTCTGTGACACTAACTCTCATCCAGAACAAAGATGCCTCCTGCCCACACACCCACCTGCTTCTTCCAAGGTGCTGAGAGTTCAGTTCTCCCTGTCTTTGAGTAAGGACAGCCAGTGTCACTGTCTCTTTCCACTCTCCTCCCAGAGCTCTTTGAATAATGCCCTCTTCTAGTACCTTTTCTAGTACCTGCTTTAGGTGCATGCAGCAGAGATCCAAGTTCATTGCTCTTTGCTTTCCAATTCTTATTACATTCTTTGCAAAGCACAGTGGTATGTACTTGTGCCCAAACACGTGAAGTCTTTTTTATCTCTCTTCCTATTCATCCTGAACTCTGACATCcaataaattcaatttcttTGAGCTGAGTAGTTCTGCCTATTTAATCCCCATAGTAAAGCACAAGGAAATAGTCTTGGAGATGTCTGCAGCAcactttgaattaaaaaaaagtaaatcagtCTCTTACTGAGATACTCATGGGATTCCATGCTCTCGTGGGACTCTggggaaagaaagagcaaaaaggAGTAAGACACTGTATTCATAGGATTCGCAGAGTCTCACACACGACAGATCAgtagaacatgcacacacaaatcaGAGAAAACAGATTATAAGGCACCTGtttaagaggaaaagaaagggttCAGTAGTGTCATGTAGTATTTATATGAGGAGTTTACAATGTTCATGTGTTCAGGATGCAGCTATCTGGTGTCCTAGCCAGGACTTCAAGGGTCCCACTTGGTCTTCCAGTATGTGATTCTCAAGcatatttctttccttcacaTTCTTGACACTACAGTGTTGCTTAACCTCAAAGCCTACATGTGTGCCTAGGAAATGGATTAGCACAGGGAAGTGTGCTTGACTCTTGCATAAAATAGCATCTTAACTTCATCCGTATGCCTGACAGGAGGAAGGTGCTCATATTacaaaaggggaaagggagatCTACCATTAACAATGAAGAAGTCTTGACTTGGTGTGCAATAGGGTAGCAATTATGCCTTGCAAAATAGCCTGTGGGACTGTCACAGCCCGAGCACCTCCTATGCACCCCTGTATGGCTCAGCCTTTAGAGTTGTTCTGGTGATCAGCTGTGTCCCCCAGCCATCCTGCAAGGTAACTATAAGTTGGAATGACCATTTCAAAAATGATGTAATCTCTTCCAAGTCCTGTTATTGTGATACAGACAACAGAGGAGTAGTCTGCAGTGTGAGCTGGAGCAGAGTGGAAGGGGCTGAAGCATCCTGGACTGCAAAACACAGTGACTGGAGCTGGCTGCTCTGGAGCAGGGCTGACACAAGGGCAGGAAAGCAGAgttaaagggaaagaaaaaacaaaggtgAATAAAAAATTCCAAACAGATCCAGAGATGTCTGCAACTTTGGAGCTGTTGGTCTACCCCATAAAAATGATCACCTACCATAGCAAGTAGCGGCCATGATCAAGGTAGCCAGGAGTGTCAGGATGATGAGAGTGCGCATTGTGCAAGTGCAGGGAGGGCTCCCTCACTCTGTCTTCCTTGTTGTGTCTCGCTCTCTTCCCACAGAGGGCAGCCAGAGATCCTGGGCTGCCTGCAAAATTAGCAGTGGAATGTTTATTATGAAAACAGAACCAGGAGGGGGCCCAGAAaggacctggggaaggcgatgTCTGGCTGGTACACACTCATGGAGCTATTACAAAACATTCTCTATTAGCAGACTGAATCAGGTTTTGGGAAGGAGGGGGCATGCCCCCTTCCTCTCTCAGTTCAGGGTGGGGGGCACAGTTCACAGGCAAGCATGTCCCTTGCACTCAGAAACCTGGCCTGTGCAAGAGGAAGGCGTTCCAGGGGCTGCCGGGGGCCTGCAGGGAGAGGCATGTGCTGATCCCAGATGTACATGTTTGCCTTTCTAATTTTTCCTCTGAtctgccctctctgccctcgCCATCCTCTGTCTGGAAACACAGCCCAGACTGTTCTGTCAGCTCTGCTGGTGGAGACATGGAGAGTAGGGCTTCAGATGCTTCCTCCCCACTCAGCCCCCCTTCCTCCAGCTGGCCCCACCGCCCTCCCAGCCTGCCAGCTGCCAGAGCAGGAATCCAAGCCCCCTCCCACCTCCTGCTTTCCTGCTCCAGAAGTGACAAGCAGCAACACAGAAGGATCCCTTCTGCTGGAGGGATCATGAGCTTTGCACTGGGACAACATCAGCAGCACCACCCATAACTCTATCTCTGCAGGTCCTCGCTGTGCTCCTGCCCCTAcgctgcccctctgccaagggaCATCTTCCTGAAAGCAGGGGAGACCAGGTGAAAAGGTGAAAAGCAAAGATTACCTTTGCCTTTTCAATGCCAAACTCATGCTCTCTGCCTGAAGCCTGTGCTCTCTGGGAGATGAACTGAGCAGGGCCTTCAGCTTCAGGCCAAACAGaaagaattgtttttcttccccgCTATTCCACCCCACACAGAGAGCAGCTCAGTCCTTCACCATCAATGTCCCCCATACCATCCACGTCCTGCCTGTTCAGTGCTTAGCCTAAGATGAGGAGGAAAACTAGGTTGTGcggtgacagaaaaaaaaagtctgttttagtCACAGGGTCACAGAACTAAGACTTTTCTCCTGTCCCTCTGTGCCCTGTCCCACTCTGGTCTCTTTAAGTGAATTCTCTGCTCTGGGATTGTTTTCATTCCTTAGAGTCCAGGGTTTTGGAGTTGGTATTGAATGTGGATTTTATAGGTTTCCTGAATGTTTTGTACACTGTGACAGCTCATTGGAACTGCCAAGAAAGGGAGGTTTGAGGGAGAGAGCCCAGCGGGAAAGCAGTGAGGCACAGGAAGGAAGATGCTGGGAATGCTGTGGAAtgaaggtgaggctgcacaTTGGGAAACTCCAGCAGACTTTCCAGCAAACCCCACTTTATTTACCTATCTGCACTCAGGGCAGAGCCTTCTCACTGGAAGACCACTCCCATTTCAGAAACTCACTGATCCCAGTACACCTGGAGCATCCCCTGCCATCATCACAGCAGAAATGCCTCAAGCACCACTTTAACCCAAACATTTCACTTTTCGCCACAGaagcaatgcattttctaaGAGATTAAAGAAATTGCTGACTACACAGCTCTATACCAACAAATTGACTTCAGGGAACACATTGCCTTGCAAAGATACACTGCCCCTTGACTCCCCCTGCACTCTTGATTCTTCAGCACACATCTCTCCTCCCCAGCATCAGCATGCTGCCATAGAGATAACACACCACAAAGTACAGGGAACTCAATCCTCCTGCTTTCTACAAGCATCCACTGGTTGGAAATACAGAAAGAGGAGGTAGAATAAACTGCCTGCAAACACCAGGGAGATTTCCACAATCCCCCCCAAAAGGGGAGATCAGAAAAGCAGCCCTCTGGCCTGTCTCCTGCTGGAGCGGAGAACCACGATGTCACACATGCCATAGCAATCACTCCTAACATTTTGCAGCTGTGAAGCACCAGCAAGGCATTAATAATGAGAAGCCATCCAGGAAAAGTAAGGCGGTCCCTGCATACTCACTAAGCCGTCCTTCCTGGCCAGCCTGCAGCTCGTCTGAGGGGGCAGCTCTCCCGGCGTCCTGGACCCTGTACTGAAGGAGAGGGACCTTTTATTTATTAGCATTGATGAATGACTCCTCCCCTCTTCTGTCTCCCACTCCTGATCCACCCCCAAGCTTCCACCTTCTCAGTCAAAAACACCTTCTGCCCACAGCCAGGAAACAAAAACCTCAAGGAACTGAGCCaagggggaagaggagagagcCAGAACAGGCACCAAGGGCCAGTGGGGCACAGCCACAACCAGGCTGCTTttctgtgcccaggagcagtgAGTGGGCAGAGGTCCAAGGGCAAGCTCGGTCTTCCCCTTTGCAGCCTGATGCCCCCCATCTTCTGCCCCCTCCACACTCTGTTCAGAGCCACACTGATGGCTAGGCCACCCGCTCTTCCATGGTGAGCACAAGTCCAGGAGGCCCTCGCCTGTCTCCTTTCATGTTCCTTTTGTGGCTGCCTGATGTCCCCTCTTCCAGACCCACAGCAGTGCTGGACAGCCCGCTGGACAACCCAGGACATGCCCAGCTCGGTGGGCTGTTGGGTTCCTGGGCTCCTGGCTCTGATTGTGCCTGAGGTACCCTGGCCAGGAGTATACACACATCTCACCGGGGCTGGACTAGAGTCATATCATTATTTCCAGAGACAGCTTGCAGAGTTTTAGGGATGGCCAATACATAGTCCTTGTGACCAGTGTTGGGTCTGGTTATTACATATTGAGTTCAGCGCACATACACTTCCAGAGATGAAAGCTCTGCCCTGATCTCTGATATGACAGAGATCTGTTTACTTATTTCATTCCTCCAAGGACGGGGGAGGAATGGTACATTCTGGTAAAATGTTCCCCAGAAGTCTTCAGGGTGTAGGGGCATTGCCCTGAGCCATATTTGAAAAGCAGTGTAAAGAGCAGAACATTTCTTGCTCCCTCTTCTACCACCTTCCAGGGACAGCTGAATATTTGCCCCTGTGTTGTGCAGAACCCTGAGAGAAATCAGGACATGGAAGATCTGTTTGTTCCCATATGTCTTGGTATCAGGAAAGCTTTGGCCACAGTGCCATCTGGCAAATTTTTAGTTAAGTTGGAGGAAATGGATGCTGAAGCCAAAAGTGTGAGATGGCAAGGAAGCAGACAAATGAGACAGAAGTTTGAGCAGTGGAAAAGAGAAATGTTGAGAAATTACCATTTGAATTCCTCTTGGGATTAGCTTAACTGAATACTTCAGTTAATGATTTGCT encodes the following:
- the MGP gene encoding matrix Gla protein, whose product is MRTLIILTLLATLIMAATCYESHESMESHEYLNPFINRRRANGFMQTDMRLEAIAQERIRERNKAPQERQREICEDYYPCELYASRHGYAAAYRHYYGRRRTK